GTAGTCGGCCAGCACGCCAAGGATCTGCCGGTCGAGAAATGGATGGGCAAAGGTGGAATATTCCAGCTTGCGGCCAGGGACCTTTGCCAGGATCCGGGTCTCGCCGAGCCCGCAGCTCTTTGCGGTTAACTCGGCAAGCTTCTCCGCGACGATGTAGGTCTCGCCGTCGGCGGTTCCGATGGCCACATATTCTTCATCGGGATGGAACGCGACGGCCATGGAAGCAGGCAGCGTCCACGGCGTGGTGGTCCAGATAATGGTAGAGACTTTCTTGCCGGCGAGTGCAGGATCGATGTTTCGCGGATCACTCGTCAGGCGATACCGGACCCAGATGCTGGGGCTGAGGTGGTTTTCGTACTCGACTTCGGCTTCCGCGAGTGCAGTTTCGTCGTGAATGCACCAGTACACCGGCCGGAGCCCCTTGTAGACCGCCCCCTTCTCGAAAAACTTGAATAGCGTTTCCACCACGACCGACTCATATTCCGGGGTCATCGTGGAGTAGGGGCGATCCCAGCGGCCAAAGACACCGAGGCGCTTGAATTGGTCGCGCTGCAGGTCGCGGAAGGTGGCCGCATAGTCACGACAGGCCTGGCGGACCTCCATGGGATTCATCTTCAACTTCTTACCGCCCAAAGCCTCATCGACCTTGATTTCGATGGGAAGTCCGTGGCAATCCCACCCGGGGATATAGGGGGCATCGAATCCCGCCATGGTCTTGGATTTAACGACAAAATCCTTGAGGCACTTGTTAAGTGCATGGCCGAGGTGGATTGGCCCATTCACATACGGGGGTCCGTCGTGCAGGACGTATTGTCTCGACCCCTGCCGTGCCTGGCGGATCTTGTCGTAGATCCGCAATTCCTCCCAGCGGGCCAGCATCCGCGGCTCATTTTGCGGAAGATTGGCCTTCATGGAGAAGGCGGTCTTAGGGAGATTTATGGTTGCCTTTAGCTCGAGCGGCACTACTTCAGGTTCTCCTTCAATGTGCCCGGGTATCGGGTGAAGTGTGATCGGGTGAAGTCAGAAGTACCTCGGCATCGAAACCACTTCGGTCGTTACCTCGATCTGACGTCGAAATCTAAGGTACTTCAGTCATTATAAGTTACGAGGGGGAATTCCCCCGAGGGCGAAGCCCCTTGGTCACTCGCAGCGCGCGTGCAGCTGTTCAACAATGGGACTAGTTAACAAGAAAGTTGGTCCGCTAACCCGGAGAGCGCATCTTAAGGTTGTGTCACGGGTATATATCTGGTTGAATGGTTAGATTGGGGTTTACAAGCTCTTTATACCGGGCAACCAGCAACGCTATCAAAATCATCTGCTAGTGAAGCTTCGGGAGGGGAAACCAGCGGGACTGGGCTAAGGGATATGCCGACGGATCTTCAAGCATCTCCGATCACAGGCGAGCAGCCGGCCAGCACGTCAGCTTCGCCCGAGCTGAACTTTCTTTTGCCCGAGGGGCAAATTGACCAGCCTTTTTGGCGTTCGCTGCGGGCTCAGGTTCGTGAGCTCCTGCATCCGACGAAAACAGCGCCGCTCACGCTCACCTCCAAGCCCGTGCGCGTGCGTTTGATAGGCGACGATGTAAGCGCCCCGCTTTGGATATCGCTGCCGCGCCAGATCAAAGATCGGTTGTTCCCGGAAAAGACAGCGCCACTGGAGCTAACTTCCAGGCCGGTCCGCGTGAAGCCCATCTGGGAAGAGGATCAATATAAGAATAAGAGCGCGATGATTTCCGCGATCGCGCATTGCGCGTTTATCGGCGGAATCATTCTGGTTTCGGTTCTGGGAGCCAGGGTCGTAAAGAAAGTGCAACAGCAACAGTCGGTCACGCTGATAGCTCCAGATTTGAGCGGCATCATGCCGGTCGTTCCCGATGGTGGCGGCAAGAAACTGCAGGGCGGCGGCGGTGGTGGAGATCGCGACAAGATTCAGGCTCCCAAGGGGAAGCTACCCAAATTCTCCATGGAGCAAATCACCCCTCCGGCAGTGGTGATCCGCAATGACCATCCGAAGCTAGCTGTGGAGCCTACGGTGGTGATGCCACCCAATGTGAAGCTTCCAGTACAGAACAATATGCCGAGCCTTGGCGATCCGATCGCGGGTATTCCTAACGGTCCGCCTTCGAATGGCACCGGCTCGGGCGGTGGAATCGGATCGGGAAGCGGTGGCGGCGTCGGCTCGGGTGAAGGTGGCGGCGTCGGCCCGGGCAAGGGCGGCGGATTCGGCGGAGGTGTCTTCCAAGTTGGGAAGTTCGGCGTGTCCGCACCCCGGGCGATCTACACCCCTGATCCCGAGTACTCGGAAGAGGCCCGCAAGGCGAAGTACCAGGGCACAGTGGTTTTGTGGCTGATCGTGGATCCCAGTGGTCGGCCGCGCGATATCAGAGTATCTCGCAGCCTGGGCCTCGGCCTGGATCAAAAGGCAGTGGAGGCGGTACGGCAGTGGAAGTTTGAGCCAGCCAAGAAAGACGGCCAGCCAGTCGCAGTTCAGATCAACGTTGAAGTTAACTTCCGGCTGTATTGAGACGAGGTTTGGTTTGGATGTGAAGCCCGGCCGAGTGCCGGGCTTTTTGTTTGGCTGGAGCGTGAGTGAAGGGGCGTTGGGTCGCGCCGAAAGCTCCTTCTCATATTGTCATCACCGGGAGGTGGGCCACCTCCAAGGGAAACCTACAAGCAGCGAGAAAACACCGGGTCCTTCAACTCGGACGGGGATCGGTTTACCCCGTCCTCGTTCAGGATGACATTTCTGGGAAGTGCAGGGTTCATACGGGTGAGTATCCTCGACTCC
This genomic stretch from Terriglobales bacterium harbors:
- a CDS encoding energy transducer TonB, with translation MPTDLQASPITGEQPASTSASPELNFLLPEGQIDQPFWRSLRAQVRELLHPTKTAPLTLTSKPVRVRLIGDDVSAPLWISLPRQIKDRLFPEKTAPLELTSRPVRVKPIWEEDQYKNKSAMISAIAHCAFIGGIILVSVLGARVVKKVQQQQSVTLIAPDLSGIMPVVPDGGGKKLQGGGGGGDRDKIQAPKGKLPKFSMEQITPPAVVIRNDHPKLAVEPTVVMPPNVKLPVQNNMPSLGDPIAGIPNGPPSNGTGSGGGIGSGSGGGVGSGEGGGVGPGKGGGFGGGVFQVGKFGVSAPRAIYTPDPEYSEEARKAKYQGTVVLWLIVDPSGRPRDIRVSRSLGLGLDQKAVEAVRQWKFEPAKKDGQPVAVQINVEVNFRLY